One window of Sulfurospirillum sp. 1612 genomic DNA carries:
- a CDS encoding undecaprenyl-diphosphatase, producing the protein MEHFNILWYQDINTYAGVYPWIDFLMQSVATVTPYLFIVMLFYLWFSKRKNLALFAGYAAILGVLINQIIGLFYFHPRPFMENLGHVLLSHSADSSFPSDHVSFTVSIALTLTAFKTTRTLGIIAFILGLFCGVARIYCGVHWPFDIIGAVMVAGLASFLVLRYQTQWSELNHVIITMYHKIIKKEFLAK; encoded by the coding sequence ATGGAGCACTTCAACATACTTTGGTATCAAGATATCAATACCTATGCGGGAGTTTACCCTTGGATTGATTTTCTTATGCAAAGTGTTGCCACGGTTACGCCCTATCTTTTTATTGTTATGTTATTTTATTTATGGTTTAGCAAAAGAAAAAATTTAGCATTGTTTGCGGGATATGCTGCAATTCTCGGGGTTTTAATCAACCAAATCATTGGATTATTTTACTTTCATCCGCGCCCTTTTATGGAAAATTTGGGACATGTTCTTTTGTCTCATAGTGCAGATTCTTCGTTTCCTTCTGATCATGTTAGCTTTACCGTAAGCATTGCATTGACGCTCACCGCTTTTAAAACAACAAGAACATTGGGTATAATTGCCTTTATATTGGGATTATTTTGTGGTGTTGCGAGGATTTATTGTGGTGTTCACTGGCCTTTTGATATTATAGGGGCGGTGATGGTCGCAGGATTGGCTTCTTTTTTGGTATTACGATATCAAACGCAATGGTCAGAATTAAATCATGTTATTATCACAATGTATCATAAAATTATAAAGAAGGAATTTCTTGCTAAGTGA
- a CDS encoding DedA family protein translates to MLSEIVNWIISTVGTLGYMGIVVMMFLESSFFPFPSEVVMIPAGYLASQGEMSLTMVLFCGILGAILGSLFNYWLAYKFGRKVILKFGKYFFMDENRLMAIENYFYKHGHISTFIGRLIPGVRQYISLPAGLGKMDLRLFTIFTALGAGLWVIVLVLLGYFIGQNQALIKEYLHLVMAVLAFVLIIMSVWYIKRNKKHHETLQ, encoded by the coding sequence TTGCTAAGTGAAATCGTAAATTGGATTATTAGTACTGTGGGTACTTTAGGTTATATGGGGATTGTTGTCATGATGTTTTTGGAGAGTTCGTTTTTTCCTTTTCCGAGTGAAGTGGTGATGATTCCGGCAGGGTATTTGGCATCACAAGGTGAGATGAGTTTGACGATGGTACTCTTTTGCGGCATCTTGGGTGCGATATTAGGGTCTTTATTTAACTATTGGTTGGCTTATAAATTTGGTAGAAAGGTAATTTTAAAATTTGGAAAATACTTTTTTATGGATGAAAATAGATTGATGGCAATCGAAAATTATTTTTACAAACACGGCCACATCTCTACTTTTATTGGGAGATTGATTCCAGGTGTACGACAATATATCTCTTTGCCTGCGGGTTTGGGCAAGATGGATTTGCGACTGTTTACAATTTTCACAGCATTGGGAGCAGGATTATGGGTGATTGTTTTAGTTTTATTAGGATACTTTATCGGACAAAATCAAGCCCTAATCAAAGAATATTTGCATCTGGTGATGGCCGTCTTGGCATTTGTCTTGATTATCATGAGTGTTTGGTATATCAAAAGAAATAAAAAGCATCATGAGACTTTACAATAA
- a CDS encoding glycosyltransferase, translated as MRLYNKKLLFAISSLGLGHATRTLALIHHLKENNEITIISYGNALNFLKKELDGCAIHFISMVDYPNLERGRGIRFYYYLVLDLIQTSRIIKQERKQTKAIEKEYDFIISDGRYGICSTQIPSFLISHQISFVPPAGLSLFSFVSDLGNYLSFRTFDRLLIPDFQDFDHSLAGKLSHTKMLQYLHHDYIGLLSSYHDEKICDENREAIDYLFVISGYLQEHKEHFVTVLMEQAKKLTGVKIFVLGDASHDEISYMPEYNITIYPSVSSEIRKELFARAKVIISRTGYTTVMDLAELGKKAILFPTPNQTEQEYLAEFHQGKMHFVIGEEHHGFDLSRFVSQLPQTTPVPVRTKTKEALAYVENMMQSYLETHFFSIIIPAYNEEKYIIHTLENLSRMEYENFEVIVVENGSDDCTYKVANTYKEEMSNLKVLQSHKGVSKAKNLGLSKVDERSDWVVFLDADTILKPGFLHNLNHYLNKHKDDNLSVGTCEISAYDSTRLYTKWWLKFYDLGHRLSKTSYSLQIAKTDIAQSIKFDEALNYSEDLKFIRQMQVFGRFFFLETKNVQTSVRRFEKDGYFRTLMYWNIQALTPEFLKKNKNYRSIR; from the coding sequence ATGAGACTTTACAATAAAAAACTGCTTTTTGCAATCAGTTCACTGGGATTGGGGCATGCGACTCGAACACTTGCTCTGATTCACCATCTCAAAGAGAACAATGAGATTACGATTATTTCCTATGGTAATGCGCTAAATTTTTTAAAAAAAGAGCTCGATGGCTGTGCTATTCATTTTATCTCTATGGTGGATTATCCTAATTTAGAGCGGGGTAGGGGAATTCGCTTTTATTACTATCTGGTGTTAGATTTGATACAAACGAGTCGTATCATCAAGCAGGAGCGAAAACAAACCAAAGCGATAGAAAAAGAGTATGATTTTATCATCTCGGATGGACGCTATGGTATTTGTTCGACACAGATTCCCTCTTTTTTGATTAGTCATCAAATCTCATTTGTTCCACCAGCGGGGTTGTCGCTCTTTTCTTTTGTAAGTGATCTTGGTAATTATCTCTCTTTTAGAACATTTGATCGATTGTTGATTCCTGATTTTCAAGATTTCGACCACTCGCTTGCTGGCAAGCTATCTCATACCAAAATGCTACAATATTTGCATCATGATTATATTGGATTGCTTTCTTCTTATCATGATGAAAAAATATGTGATGAAAATCGTGAAGCTATTGATTATCTTTTTGTGATTAGTGGCTATTTGCAGGAGCATAAAGAGCATTTTGTTACCGTACTTATGGAGCAGGCTAAAAAGCTCACAGGCGTGAAAATCTTCGTCTTAGGAGATGCGAGTCATGATGAGATTTCATATATGCCAGAATATAACATCACCATCTACCCTTCCGTCTCTAGCGAAATACGAAAAGAGCTCTTTGCTCGGGCTAAAGTCATCATCTCACGCACAGGATATACTACGGTGATGGATTTGGCAGAATTAGGCAAAAAAGCGATTTTGTTTCCTACGCCCAACCAAACAGAACAAGAGTATCTCGCAGAATTTCACCAGGGCAAAATGCATTTTGTGATTGGCGAAGAACATCATGGCTTTGATTTGAGCCGTTTTGTCTCACAATTACCTCAAACGACGCCAGTCCCTGTGCGCACCAAGACAAAAGAGGCGCTAGCATACGTCGAGAATATGATGCAATCGTATCTTGAAACGCACTTTTTTTCTATTATCATTCCCGCTTATAATGAAGAAAAATACATCATCCATACCTTAGAGAACCTCTCCCGTATGGAATATGAAAATTTTGAAGTCATCGTCGTAGAAAATGGCTCAGATGATTGCACCTACAAAGTAGCAAACACGTACAAAGAAGAGATGTCAAATCTCAAAGTTTTACAAAGTCATAAAGGCGTCTCCAAAGCCAAAAATCTTGGTCTGAGCAAAGTCGATGAGCGATCAGACTGGGTGGTGTTCTTGGATGCTGATACTATTTTGAAGCCAGGATTTTTACACAATCTCAATCACTATCTCAACAAACACAAAGATGACAATCTTAGTGTGGGAACATGTGAGATTTCAGCATACGATTCCACGCGTTTGTACACTAAATGGTGGCTCAAATTTTATGATTTGGGACACCGTCTAAGCAAGACATCTTACTCTTTGCAAATCGCCAAAACTGACATTGCTCAAAGTATCAAATTTGATGAGGCGTTGAACTATTCTGAAGATTTGAAATTTATCAGACAGATGCAAGTCTTTGGCAGATTTTTCTTTTTAGAAACCAAAAATGTCCAAACTTCGGTGCGCCGATTTGAAAAAGATGGCTATTTTCGTACACTAATGTATTGGAATATCCAAGCGCTCACACCAGAATTTTTGAAAAAAAATAAAAACTATCGATCAATCAGGTAG
- a CDS encoding LssY C-terminal domain-containing protein, whose amino-acid sequence MDFSFLDHFIKFLIAYKTLAYGILFLGSMLETVIGFSFFIYGEVFFLAGSMMAGMGILNIWEVIIVLYLGGILGDSLSYFLGVRYGLRIYKKLKKIRLFKRFINEQNYNKGVKFFQRRGAVSLFFARLLGPISWITPFVAGIYKLPYRKFLIYNIPGVIIGIGQFIIIGYFFGKHVDVVLKVVSTYIMIILFLLCCVGVLYYYLKKKKMLHQIKELLAQNKRQAIRYIAKNFFFSSAILLLIYLLFLFLIFFTDMDHEIHPVKHSVHISVDLNQCRSLQLYYKIDKTNIIQPINVILQSPLRLSEIFNQEWDQNKIFDINNISFIEYIKLLKNKIPPISSLYFDGVAQDAAYQFHSDSIEKREHIRIWKYQKAADYLYYASITYDDGFGFNFYNYFYSPIHHVDKDIDRSRDFLYRYLISRKDLNVQCHYIQTRCTIPKIIDDDERDEEQPYYSDGKILFCNVSK is encoded by the coding sequence ATGGATTTCTCTTTCTTAGACCACTTTATCAAATTTTTGATTGCCTATAAGACACTTGCTTATGGGATTCTATTTTTAGGCTCTATGTTGGAAACTGTCATTGGTTTTTCATTTTTTATCTATGGTGAAGTCTTTTTTCTAGCTGGGAGCATGATGGCGGGTATGGGTATTTTAAATATCTGGGAAGTCATCATCGTTTTGTATCTAGGAGGAATACTTGGAGATAGTCTCAGCTATTTTCTAGGAGTGCGATACGGACTGCGGATTTATAAAAAGCTCAAAAAAATCCGACTTTTTAAGCGCTTTATTAATGAGCAAAACTACAACAAAGGGGTGAAGTTTTTCCAAAGAAGAGGGGCGGTGAGTCTGTTTTTTGCCCGATTGTTGGGGCCGATTTCTTGGATTACGCCTTTTGTTGCGGGTATCTACAAATTGCCATATCGCAAATTTTTGATCTACAATATCCCCGGTGTCATCATTGGAATCGGTCAGTTTATTATCATCGGGTATTTTTTTGGAAAGCATGTCGATGTAGTGTTGAAGGTGGTATCGACTTATATCATGATAATATTATTTTTGCTCTGTTGTGTGGGTGTTTTGTACTATTATCTCAAAAAGAAGAAGATGCTACACCAAATCAAAGAGCTCCTTGCACAAAACAAAAGACAAGCCATTCGCTACATCGCAAAAAACTTTTTTTTCAGTAGTGCGATATTGCTACTCATCTATCTATTGTTTTTGTTTTTGATATTTTTTACGGATATGGATCATGAAATTCATCCTGTGAAGCACTCAGTACACATCTCTGTGGATTTGAATCAGTGCCGCTCTTTGCAGCTATATTATAAAATCGACAAGACCAATATCATCCAGCCGATTAATGTGATTTTACAAAGTCCTCTGAGACTTTCTGAGATTTTTAACCAAGAGTGGGATCAAAATAAGATATTTGATATCAATAATATCTCATTTATAGAGTATATTAAATTATTGAAAAATAAAATTCCACCGATTAGTTCTCTATATTTTGATGGAGTTGCGCAAGATGCGGCGTATCAGTTTCATTCAGATTCCATCGAGAAAAGAGAGCATATTAGGATTTGGAAGTATCAAAAAGCAGCTGATTATCTCTATTATGCATCGATTACTTATGATGATGGCTTTGGTTTTAATTTTTACAATTACTTTTACTCGCCTATTCATCATGTAGACAAAGATATCGATAGAAGCAGAGATTTCTTGTATCGTTATTTGATAAGTCGAAAAGATTTAAATG